In one Aquabacterium sp. OR-4 genomic region, the following are encoded:
- the deoA gene encoding thymidine phosphorylase, with protein sequence MRAAEIIRAKRDGRALSEPELQAFVRGLVDGSWSEGQAAALAMAIVWRGMTRAECVQFTRAMTLSGQVLDWRDAQLPGPVLDKHSTGGVGDKVSLPLAAIVAACGGVVPMISGRGLGHTGGTLDKLEALPGYRVNPPRSQLLATLHAAGCAIVGAGADLAPADRRLYAIRDVTATVESVPLITASILSKKLAAGLQGLVLDVKLGNGAFLAGLDEAQALARSLVAVACGAGLPTLALITDMNQPLGRTAGNALEVAESLALLTGRDAEPRLRTLTLALAAQLLQLGGLAASLAEAQARAEQALASGAAAERFARMVAALGGPADVLADACLPAAPVVQAVPAARAGVISHIDTRALGLAVVALGGGRNRPGDAVDPRVGFSALQPLGTALASGEPLLMVHAASAADAEAAAQAVRAAITLADAAAPAGPVVVERVADAAA encoded by the coding sequence ATGCGCGCCGCCGAAATCATCCGCGCCAAGCGCGACGGCCGGGCGCTGTCCGAGCCCGAGCTCCAGGCCTTTGTGCGCGGCCTGGTCGATGGCAGCTGGAGCGAGGGCCAGGCGGCCGCGCTGGCCATGGCCATCGTCTGGCGCGGCATGACCCGCGCCGAGTGCGTGCAGTTCACCCGGGCCATGACGCTGTCGGGCCAGGTGCTCGACTGGCGCGACGCGCAGCTGCCCGGCCCGGTGCTCGACAAGCATTCCACCGGCGGCGTGGGCGACAAGGTGAGCCTGCCGCTGGCGGCCATCGTGGCGGCCTGCGGCGGCGTGGTGCCGATGATCTCGGGCCGGGGCCTGGGCCACACCGGCGGCACGCTCGACAAGCTCGAGGCCCTGCCCGGCTACCGCGTGAACCCACCGCGCAGCCAGCTGCTGGCCACGCTGCACGCCGCCGGCTGCGCCATCGTCGGCGCCGGGGCCGATCTGGCGCCGGCCGACCGGCGGCTGTATGCCATCCGCGATGTCACGGCCACGGTCGAATCGGTGCCGCTGATCACCGCCAGCATCCTGAGCAAGAAGCTCGCGGCCGGCCTGCAGGGCCTGGTGCTGGATGTGAAGCTGGGCAACGGCGCCTTCCTGGCCGGGCTGGACGAGGCGCAGGCCCTGGCCCGCAGCCTGGTGGCGGTGGCCTGCGGCGCCGGCCTGCCCACGCTGGCGCTGATCACCGACATGAACCAGCCGCTGGGCCGCACCGCCGGCAATGCGCTGGAGGTGGCCGAAAGCCTGGCCCTGCTCACCGGCCGCGATGCCGAGCCGCGCCTGCGCACCCTGACCCTGGCGCTGGCCGCCCAGCTGCTGCAGCTGGGCGGCCTGGCCGCCAGCCTGGCCGAGGCCCAGGCCCGCGCCGAGCAGGCGCTGGCCAGCGGCGCCGCGGCCGAGCGCTTTGCGCGCATGGTGGCCGCGCTGGGCGGCCCGGCCGATGTGCTGGCCGATGCCTGCCTGCCGGCCGCGCCGGTGGTGCAGGCGGTGCCGGCGGCGCGCGCCGGCGTCATTTCCCACATCGACACCCGCGCGCTGGGCCTGGCCGTGGTGGCACTGGGCGGCGGGCGCAACCGGCCGGGCGACGCGGTGGATCCGCGCGTGGGCTTCAGCGCGCTGCAGCCGCTGGGTACCGCGCTGGCCAGCGGCGAGCCGCTGCTGATGGTGCATGCCGCCAGCGCCGCCGATGCCGAGGCCGCCGCCCAGGCGGTGCGCGCGGCCATCACGCTGGCCGATGCCGCCGCGCCGGCCGGCCCGGTGGTGGTGGAGCGGGTGGCCGACGCCGCCGCCTGA
- a CDS encoding DUF2059 domain-containing protein → MRRLATLISLAACLATAQAAPPTDASIDALLAVTKTERMLDAMYANIEQMMRQGMQAAVQGQTLSDEQRRLLDTTPPRLAGVMRDELSYASIKPLYLQIYRESFTQEEVDGLLAFYRSPAGAALIEKMPVVMQKSVVAVQQRMGPLMEKLRQAMEAAVAEAKAAK, encoded by the coding sequence ATGCGCCGTCTCGCCACCCTGATCAGCCTGGCCGCCTGCCTGGCCACCGCACAGGCCGCGCCGCCCACCGATGCCTCGATCGACGCCCTGCTCGCGGTCACCAAGACCGAGCGCATGCTCGACGCCATGTACGCCAACATCGAGCAGATGATGCGCCAGGGCATGCAGGCTGCCGTGCAGGGCCAGACCCTCAGCGACGAGCAGCGCCGCCTGCTCGACACCACGCCGCCGCGCCTGGCCGGGGTGATGCGCGACGAGCTGAGCTATGCCTCGATCAAGCCGCTGTACCTGCAGATCTACCGCGAATCCTTCACCCAGGAAGAGGTCGACGGCCTGCTGGCCTTCTACCGCAGCCCGGCCGGCGCGGCCCTGATCGAGAAGATGCCGGTGGTGATGCAAAAGAGCGTGGTGGCGGTGCAGCAGCGCATGGGCCCGCTGATGGAAAAACTGCGCCAGGCCATGGAAGCGGCGGTGGCCGAGGCCAAGGCGGCCAAGTAG
- the deoC gene encoding deoxyribose-phosphate aldolase, which produces MSLPGRPQGDHRQAPPESTSVSDTLLNDARIALACLDLTSLNDGDTPAAISALAAKAASPAGRPAALCVWPRFVAQARAEAPAGVAVAAVANFPDGSADGARAVADTQAIVAAGGDEVDLVLPWRALMAGDAAGAAAVVQAVVGAVRAAGPGKRLKLIIESGELASPALIAQASDIGLAAGVDFLKTSTGKTATGATPEAARVMLQAIARHQAAHPDAPRVGFKASGGVRTVADAAVYIALVRETLGEAALNPHQLRFGASGLLGDIERVLTGAGAGNTAAPGSY; this is translated from the coding sequence ATGAGCCTGCCCGGCCGCCCCCAGGGCGACCACCGGCAGGCACCGCCTGAAAGCACCTCCGTGAGCGACACGCTGCTGAACGACGCCCGCATTGCGCTGGCCTGCCTGGACCTCACCAGCCTGAACGACGGCGACACGCCGGCCGCCATCAGCGCGCTGGCCGCCAAGGCCGCCAGCCCGGCCGGCCGGCCGGCGGCACTGTGCGTGTGGCCGCGCTTCGTGGCCCAGGCGCGGGCCGAGGCACCGGCCGGCGTGGCCGTGGCCGCGGTGGCCAACTTTCCCGACGGCAGCGCGGATGGGGCGCGTGCGGTGGCCGACACCCAGGCCATCGTGGCCGCCGGTGGCGACGAGGTCGATCTGGTGCTGCCCTGGCGCGCGCTGATGGCCGGTGATGCCGCGGGGGCCGCCGCCGTGGTGCAGGCCGTCGTCGGCGCAGTGCGTGCGGCCGGCCCGGGCAAGCGGCTCAAGCTGATCATCGAATCGGGCGAGCTGGCCAGCCCCGCGCTGATCGCCCAGGCCAGCGACATCGGCCTGGCCGCCGGTGTCGACTTTCTCAAGACCAGCACCGGCAAGACCGCCACCGGCGCCACGCCCGAGGCGGCACGCGTGATGCTGCAGGCCATTGCCCGGCACCAGGCGGCGCACCCCGATGCCCCGCGGGTGGGCTTCAAGGCCTCGGGCGGCGTGCGCACGGTGGCCGATGCCGCAGTCTACATCGCGCTGGTGCGCGAGACGCTGGGCGAGGCCGCGCTCAACCCCCACCAGCTGCGCTTTGGCGCCAGCGGCCTGCTCGGCGACATCGAGCGGGTGCTCACCGGCGCCGGTGCGGGCAACACCGCCGCGCCCGGCAGCTACTGA
- a CDS encoding PAS domain S-box protein, whose product MNELLSAAAIAPAAEPGLDDAPPLGRAERLGLLQAALDQGADPVFGLARDGHLVYANQAACRWLGCAPDSLPAHAAAELSPAWSTQALARDWAAWRTAGAAVLESTLHDGDGRLRPVEMRLSIASFEGRELLFALVHDISLRQRTQQRDQRRLVLMESLALGAPLDGLLERLCREHEQQHPGSLCAVMLRDDEAGHLIEVAGPSLPAEWRHEIARLPISADGPPCAAAAATGQRVVVDDIHRDASCAPVREAAARLGLAACWSEPIRGAQGRVLGTLAVYRRHTGRPGADEADDLAFAVQLAATALSQGHTTRQLAASERRLKDLLRALPDLVWMKDTQGVYRACNAAFERLLDRPEAEIVGRSDADFVDAESAAAMRAHDAAVIATGRPDEGERWLHFARDGHRGLYEIVQTPLFDADGQPTGLLGVARDVTLTRQGAQAITDQHRLVDTMFSQTTDAIVLLDPVSLNFVNFNDAASAGLGYAREAFARLRPMDLQAELDENAVRAVLRRAMAGEVVRFDTRHRRADGGQQIAALTLRRLQFAGRMMVSAVWRDITDSRLHEVRIQRLNQAYAMLSRVNEAIVRIRDSGTRLFNEVCRIAVEVGGFRLAWVGGLDPGGGGLFPITHSGTDEHYLDQLRLPSQQPPGPAAQAVAGGRVCVFNDIAESPASKLRESALAHGYRAFGAFPIPAGGTVRHALMVYSDVVGHFDDEQITLFTRLAQDLGFALDFNAVEQAQRQEQRFREQLVDSVAGLFFALDRQGRPVLWNRRFEEVTGYAAAEIAQRPATDYFDADERVRMAESIAEVFDRGEGRVEASLVSRDGRRTPYLFVSRRIDRSPEPLLVGTGTDISDRVRSDRELALYRQQLEVLVATRTAELETVNARLAREDQRLRAMLALSQKASAQGEQELLQGGLEVACRQTASAVGCLAGVEDGALLPGLQAWAGQPPPADAPTPVDSALWQAALAQRRTVVLEGEAARSAGLLPGASRLLCMPVVDDGQVRLLLCVADKPGPYDAADERALALIGGDLLRIVRRRRIEIALEQAKQAADAANQAKGAFLANMSHEIRTPMNAIVGFAHLLRRDPLTPRQVDHLAKITDAGQHLLQVINDILDFSKIEAHKITLDDTDFVLRESVERVTAMLVDRARAKQVAISLEMPGCPAVVRGDRLRLEQVLLNLVGNAVKFTQRGRVMLRIAALSDDGQQLLLRFEVEDTGIGMREDQIPHLFEAFEQADASTTRRFGGTGLGLAISKRLTELMHGRIGVRSQPGRGSLFWFELPLQRGQALPVADAGAAAAARPALLPPAPDDAALLRSARVLLAEDNAINQEVASTLLGALGVTVDVAGNGEEAVRLVRELPHGPYDLVLMDVQMPVMDGLRATGQIRAAEGATRLPIVAMTANAFEEDRLQCLAAGMDDYLAKPVEPQQLRQCLLSWLRRRRLPLPAAGAGPDDQLRTRLAAVPGLDLALGLTRVNGNWALYLRALRLFRSHHGPDLERLAQPEPMSAPMRVAPVAAGPADAAAPAAWHGLRRLAHSVAGAAATLGAGPLQRQAQALEQALEQALDLPRALVAGTLAEAAASPAALPATPPLALQQALADELGRLFSALDEALAEAAAPPASPAPDWAQVLGSLVALQPLLVSHDTSAGERFDTERGPLLAAFGEAAERLGRHIHNFSFSEALLVLAPLLALAGERAAAGDGRAPGE is encoded by the coding sequence ATGAACGAGCTGCTGAGCGCCGCCGCCATCGCCCCTGCTGCCGAGCCGGGCCTGGACGACGCGCCGCCCCTCGGGCGGGCCGAGCGCCTGGGCCTGCTGCAGGCCGCGCTCGACCAAGGGGCCGATCCGGTGTTCGGCCTGGCGCGCGACGGCCACCTGGTCTACGCCAACCAGGCCGCCTGCCGCTGGCTGGGCTGTGCACCCGACAGCCTGCCGGCGCACGCGGCGGCCGAGCTCTCGCCCGCCTGGAGCACCCAGGCGCTGGCCCGCGACTGGGCCGCCTGGCGCACCGCCGGCGCGGCGGTGCTCGAAAGCACGCTGCACGATGGCGATGGGCGGCTGCGCCCGGTGGAGATGCGCCTGAGCATCGCCAGCTTCGAGGGCCGCGAGCTGCTGTTTGCGCTGGTGCACGACATCAGCCTGCGCCAGCGCACCCAGCAGCGCGACCAGCGTCGCCTGGTGCTGATGGAGAGCCTGGCGCTGGGCGCACCGCTGGACGGCCTGCTCGAGCGCCTGTGCCGCGAGCATGAGCAGCAGCACCCCGGCAGCCTGTGCGCGGTGATGCTGCGCGACGACGAGGCCGGCCACCTGATCGAGGTGGCCGGGCCCAGCCTGCCGGCCGAGTGGCGGCACGAGATTGCTCGGCTGCCGATCAGTGCCGACGGCCCGCCCTGCGCCGCGGCCGCCGCCACCGGCCAGCGCGTGGTGGTGGACGACATCCACCGCGATGCCAGCTGCGCCCCGGTGCGCGAGGCCGCCGCGCGCCTGGGCCTGGCCGCCTGCTGGTCGGAGCCGATCCGCGGCGCCCAGGGCCGGGTGCTGGGCACGCTGGCGGTTTACCGCCGCCACACCGGCCGGCCCGGTGCCGACGAGGCCGACGACCTGGCCTTTGCGGTGCAGCTGGCCGCCACCGCCTTGTCGCAGGGCCACACCACGCGCCAGCTGGCGGCCAGCGAGCGGCGCCTGAAGGACCTGCTGCGCGCCTTGCCCGACCTGGTGTGGATGAAGGACACGCAAGGCGTCTACCGCGCCTGCAACGCGGCCTTCGAGCGCCTGCTTGACCGGCCCGAGGCCGAGATCGTCGGCCGCAGCGACGCCGACTTCGTGGATGCCGAATCGGCCGCGGCAATGCGTGCCCACGACGCCGCGGTGATCGCCACCGGCCGGCCCGACGAGGGCGAGCGCTGGCTGCACTTTGCCCGCGACGGCCACCGCGGTCTGTACGAGATCGTGCAGACGCCGCTGTTCGATGCCGACGGCCAGCCCACCGGCCTGCTGGGCGTGGCGCGCGACGTCACGCTCACGCGCCAGGGCGCCCAGGCCATCACCGACCAGCACCGCCTGGTCGACACCATGTTCAGCCAGACCACCGACGCCATCGTGCTGCTCGACCCGGTGTCGCTGAACTTCGTGAACTTCAACGACGCGGCCAGCGCGGGGCTGGGCTATGCGCGCGAGGCCTTTGCGCGCCTGCGGCCGATGGACCTGCAGGCCGAGCTCGACGAAAACGCCGTGCGCGCCGTGCTGCGCCGCGCGATGGCCGGCGAGGTGGTGCGCTTCGACACCCGCCACCGCCGCGCCGACGGCGGCCAGCAGATCGCCGCGCTGACGCTGCGGCGGCTGCAGTTTGCCGGCCGCATGATGGTTTCGGCGGTGTGGCGCGACATCACCGACAGCCGGCTGCACGAGGTGCGCATCCAGCGCCTGAACCAGGCCTACGCGATGCTCAGCCGGGTCAACGAGGCCATCGTGCGCATCCGCGACAGCGGCACGCGGCTGTTCAACGAGGTCTGCCGCATCGCGGTCGAGGTGGGCGGCTTCCGCCTGGCCTGGGTGGGCGGGCTTGATCCGGGTGGCGGCGGGCTGTTTCCGATCACCCACTCGGGCACCGACGAGCATTACCTCGACCAGCTGCGCCTGCCCTCGCAGCAGCCGCCCGGCCCGGCCGCACAGGCGGTGGCCGGGGGCCGGGTGTGCGTGTTCAACGACATCGCCGAATCACCGGCCAGCAAGCTGCGCGAATCGGCGCTGGCCCATGGCTACCGGGCCTTCGGCGCGTTTCCGATCCCGGCCGGCGGCACGGTGCGCCATGCGCTGATGGTCTATTCCGACGTGGTCGGCCACTTCGACGACGAGCAGATCACGCTGTTCACCCGGCTGGCCCAGGATCTCGGTTTTGCGCTCGACTTCAACGCCGTCGAGCAGGCCCAGCGCCAGGAGCAGCGCTTTCGCGAGCAGTTGGTCGATTCGGTGGCCGGCCTGTTCTTCGCGCTGGATCGCCAGGGCCGGCCGGTGCTGTGGAACCGCCGCTTCGAGGAGGTGACCGGCTACGCCGCGGCCGAGATCGCGCAGCGCCCGGCCACCGACTACTTCGACGCCGACGAGCGCGTGCGCATGGCCGAGAGCATTGCCGAGGTGTTTGACCGCGGCGAGGGCCGGGTCGAGGCCTCGCTGGTGTCGCGCGACGGCCGCCGCACACCCTACCTGTTTGTCTCGCGGCGCATCGACCGCTCGCCCGAGCCGCTGCTGGTGGGCACCGGCACCGACATCTCGGACCGCGTGCGCTCCGACCGCGAGCTGGCGCTGTACCGCCAGCAGCTCGAGGTGCTGGTGGCCACCCGCACCGCCGAGCTCGAGACCGTCAACGCCCGCCTGGCGCGTGAAGACCAGCGCCTGCGCGCCATGCTGGCGCTCAGCCAGAAGGCCAGCGCGCAGGGCGAGCAGGAGCTGCTGCAGGGCGGGCTCGAGGTGGCCTGCCGCCAGACCGCCAGCGCCGTGGGCTGCCTGGCCGGCGTGGAAGACGGCGCCCTGCTGCCCGGCCTGCAGGCCTGGGCCGGCCAGCCGCCACCGGCCGATGCGCCCACGCCGGTCGACTCGGCGCTGTGGCAGGCCGCACTGGCGCAGCGCCGCACCGTGGTGCTGGAAGGCGAGGCGGCACGCAGCGCCGGCCTGCTGCCCGGCGCCTCGCGGCTGCTGTGCATGCCGGTGGTCGACGACGGCCAGGTGCGCCTGCTGCTGTGCGTGGCCGACAAGCCCGGCCCTTACGACGCCGCCGACGAGCGTGCGCTGGCGCTGATCGGCGGCGACCTGCTGCGCATCGTGCGCCGGCGCCGCATCGAGATCGCGCTCGAGCAGGCCAAACAGGCCGCCGACGCGGCCAACCAGGCCAAGGGCGCCTTCCTGGCCAACATGAGCCACGAGATCCGCACGCCGATGAACGCCATCGTCGGGTTTGCCCACCTGCTGCGCCGCGACCCGCTCACGCCGCGCCAGGTGGACCACCTGGCCAAGATCACCGATGCCGGCCAGCACCTGCTGCAGGTCATCAACGACATCCTCGACTTCTCCAAGATCGAGGCCCACAAGATCACGCTGGACGACACCGACTTCGTGCTGCGCGAGAGCGTCGAGCGCGTCACCGCGATGCTGGTCGACCGGGCCCGCGCCAAGCAGGTGGCGATCTCGCTCGAGATGCCCGGCTGCCCGGCCGTGGTGCGCGGCGACCGCCTGCGCCTCGAGCAGGTGCTGCTGAACCTGGTGGGCAATGCGGTCAAGTTCACCCAGCGCGGCCGGGTGATGCTGCGCATTGCCGCGCTGTCCGACGACGGCCAGCAGCTGCTGCTGCGCTTCGAGGTCGAGGACACCGGCATCGGCATGCGCGAGGACCAGATCCCGCACCTGTTCGAGGCCTTCGAGCAGGCCGACGCATCGACCACGCGGCGCTTCGGCGGCACCGGTCTGGGCCTGGCCATCAGCAAGCGGCTGACCGAGCTGATGCACGGACGCATCGGCGTGCGCAGCCAGCCCGGTCGGGGCAGCCTGTTCTGGTTTGAGCTGCCGCTGCAGCGCGGCCAGGCACTGCCCGTGGCCGACGCCGGGGCTGCCGCGGCAGCGCGGCCGGCACTGCTGCCGCCGGCGCCCGACGATGCCGCCCTGCTGCGCAGCGCCCGCGTGCTGCTGGCCGAAGACAACGCCATCAACCAGGAGGTGGCCTCCACCCTGCTGGGCGCGCTGGGCGTGACGGTGGACGTGGCCGGCAACGGCGAGGAGGCGGTGCGCCTGGTGCGCGAGCTGCCGCACGGCCCCTACGACCTGGTGCTGATGGATGTGCAGATGCCGGTGATGGACGGCCTGCGCGCCACCGGCCAGATCCGCGCAGCCGAAGGCGCCACGCGCCTGCCCATCGTGGCCATGACCGCCAATGCCTTCGAGGAAGACCGGCTGCAGTGCCTGGCCGCCGGCATGGACGACTACCTGGCCAAGCCGGTCGAGCCGCAGCAGCTGCGCCAGTGCCTGCTGAGCTGGCTGCGCCGCCGCCGCCTGCCGCTGCCGGCGGCCGGTGCCGGCCCCGACGATCAGCTGCGCACGCGGCTGGCGGCCGTGCCCGGGCTGGACCTGGCGCTGGGCCTCACGCGGGTGAACGGCAACTGGGCGCTGTACCTGCGCGCGCTGCGCCTGTTTCGCAGCCACCATGGCCCCGACCTGGAGCGCCTGGCCCAGCCGGAGCCAATGTCGGCGCCCATGCGGGTGGCGCCGGTGGCCGCCGGGCCCGCCGATGCCGCTGCGCCCGCGGCCTGGCACGGCCTGCGCCGCCTGGCCCACTCGGTGGCCGGCGCCGCCGCCACGCTGGGGGCCGGGCCGCTGCAGCGCCAGGCTCAGGCGCTTGAGCAGGCGCTCGAGCAGGCGCTCGACCTGCCGCGCGCCCTGGTGGCGGGCACGCTGGCCGAGGCTGCGGCCAGCCCGGCGGCGCTGCCGGCCACACCGCCCCTGGCGCTGCAGCAGGCGCTGGCCGACGAGCTGGGCCGCCTTTTCAGCGCACTGGACGAGGCGTTGGCCGAAGCCGCCGCGCCGCCGGCCAGCCCGGCGCCCGACTGGGCCCAGGTGCTGGGCAGCCTGGTGGCGCTGCAGCCCCTGCTGGTAAGCCACGACACCAGTGCCGGCGAGCGTTTCGACACCGAGCGCGGCCCCTTGCTGGCGGCCTTTGGCGAGGCTGCCGAGCGCCTGGGCCGGCACATCCACAACTTCAGCTTCAGCGAGGCGCTGCTGGTGCTGGCGCCGCTGCTGGCCCTGGCCGGCGAGCGCGCCGCCGCTGGCGATGGCCGCGCGCCAGGCGAGTGA
- a CDS encoding HD-GYP domain-containing protein — MPSTILVVDDEPLNLAVMSRLLNPHYRVLGARSGASALALLAGGEALPDLILLDVMMPEMDGHAVLARLRADARTQAIPVIFVTALSDEVNEEQGFALGAVDYIGKPIKPAVVLARVRTHLALKQAQDRLGEQNHWLEGELARRVRESLLAQDLTLCAMAELAETRDNDTGNHILRTQSYIRALGRRLQALGLHRDELDDEQLERIVKAAPMHDIGKIGIPDRILLKPARLDADEFEVMKTHALIGGQAIDQAVRKAVAMHVAAGAAAGAPGAAAPGGQVTPAAVRFLEMARTIAIHHHERWDGLGYPDGLAGEAIPLPARLMALADVFDALTTRRVYKAPWTLDDALGYIAAQSGRQFDPVLVEALLAIRGEFAAIMSQLADA; from the coding sequence ATGCCGTCGACCATTCTGGTCGTCGACGACGAACCCCTGAACCTGGCCGTGATGTCCAGGCTGCTGAACCCGCACTACCGCGTGCTGGGCGCCCGCTCCGGCGCCAGTGCCCTGGCCTTGCTGGCCGGCGGCGAGGCGCTGCCCGACCTGATCCTGCTCGACGTGATGATGCCGGAGATGGACGGCCACGCGGTGCTGGCGCGGCTGCGCGCCGACGCGCGCACCCAGGCCATACCGGTGATCTTCGTCACCGCCCTCAGCGACGAGGTCAACGAGGAGCAGGGCTTCGCGCTGGGCGCGGTCGACTACATCGGCAAGCCGATCAAGCCGGCCGTGGTGCTGGCGCGTGTGCGCACCCACCTGGCGCTCAAGCAGGCGCAAGACCGCCTGGGCGAGCAGAACCACTGGCTCGAGGGCGAGCTGGCACGCCGCGTGCGTGAGAGCCTGCTGGCGCAGGACCTGACCCTGTGCGCGATGGCCGAGCTGGCCGAGACCCGCGACAACGACACCGGCAACCACATCCTGCGCACGCAGTCCTACATCCGCGCATTGGGCCGCCGCCTGCAGGCGCTGGGCCTGCACCGTGACGAGCTCGACGACGAGCAGCTCGAGCGCATCGTCAAGGCCGCGCCGATGCACGACATCGGCAAGATCGGCATCCCCGACCGCATCCTGCTCAAGCCGGCGCGGCTGGATGCCGACGAGTTCGAGGTCATGAAGACCCATGCGCTGATCGGCGGCCAGGCCATCGACCAGGCGGTGCGCAAGGCGGTGGCCATGCATGTGGCCGCCGGTGCGGCGGCGGGAGCGCCCGGTGCCGCTGCGCCGGGCGGCCAGGTGACCCCTGCGGCGGTGCGTTTTCTCGAGATGGCGCGCACCATCGCCATCCACCACCACGAGCGCTGGGACGGCCTGGGCTACCCCGACGGCCTGGCCGGCGAGGCCATTCCGCTGCCGGCACGGCTGATGGCCCTGGCCGACGTGTTCGATGCGCTGACCACGCGCCGCGTCTACAAGGCCCCCTGGACGCTGGACGACGCGCTGGGCTACATCGCCGCGCAGTCGGGCCGCCAGTTCGATCCGGTGCTGGTCGAGGCGCTGCTGGCCATCCGCGGCGAGTTTGCCGCGATCATGTCGCAGCTGGCCGATGCCTGA
- the ushA gene encoding bifunctional UDP-sugar hydrolase/5'-nucleotidase UshA: MAMTQRSPIAVPTRRSHASSLGLAALAAALLAGCASTPQPTAPAAPRAPLKLTILHTNDHHGRFWPNADGEYGLAARKTLIDRVRAEVAAAGGELLLLDGGDINTGVPESDLQDAEPDFQGMNRLGYDAVAVGNHEFDKPRSVLQRQRQWANFPLLSANVYQDGQRLFEPYRIFERRGYKIAVMGLTTDDTAKMVLPDNVRGTEFRKPIDEAARLVPALRAQADMVIAATHMGHYSDGKRGVNAPGDVEMARAVTGLDLIVGGHSQDPVCMLAENRRNTAYVPGQPCAPDRQNGTWIVQAHEWGKYVGRADFVIDAGRVEMLKYQLLPVNLSRKLADGTRAPYAERIPEDEGLRAFLQPFQERGQARLGVPVAQADGVLDGDRNTVRKQPTTLGTLIARAMMDKVGADVGLINGGGVRDSLPAGTITYRDVLKVQPFSNTVGVVVLSGAELLDYLRTAARMTPGSGAFAQTAGVRLRIEGGVLTDAQVGGQPIDPQRRYRLAINNFTATGGDGYPKLRDHPGYTDSGFNDAEVLRAYLAARSPLKVADFEPGDAVVRR; the protein is encoded by the coding sequence ATGGCCATGACCCAGCGCTCACCCATTGCCGTTCCGACCCGTCGGTCGCATGCCAGCTCCCTGGGGCTGGCGGCCCTGGCCGCCGCGCTGCTGGCCGGCTGCGCCAGCACGCCCCAGCCCACGGCACCGGCCGCGCCGCGCGCGCCGCTCAAGCTGACCATCCTGCACACCAACGACCACCACGGCCGCTTCTGGCCCAATGCCGACGGCGAGTACGGGCTGGCCGCGCGCAAGACCCTGATCGACCGGGTGCGCGCCGAGGTGGCGGCGGCCGGCGGCGAACTGCTGCTGCTGGATGGCGGCGACATCAACACCGGCGTGCCCGAGAGCGACCTGCAGGACGCCGAGCCCGATTTCCAGGGCATGAACCGCCTGGGCTACGACGCCGTGGCCGTGGGCAACCACGAGTTCGACAAGCCGCGCAGCGTGCTGCAGCGCCAGCGCCAGTGGGCGAACTTTCCGCTGCTGTCGGCCAACGTCTATCAGGACGGCCAGCGCCTGTTCGAGCCCTACCGCATCTTCGAGCGGCGCGGCTACAAGATCGCCGTGATGGGCCTGACCACCGACGACACGGCCAAGATGGTGCTGCCCGACAACGTGCGCGGCACCGAGTTCCGCAAGCCCATCGACGAGGCCGCCCGGCTGGTGCCCGCCCTGCGCGCCCAGGCCGACATGGTGATCGCCGCCACCCACATGGGCCACTACAGCGACGGCAAGCGCGGCGTCAACGCGCCGGGCGACGTGGAGATGGCGCGGGCCGTGACCGGCCTCGACCTGATCGTCGGCGGCCACAGCCAGGACCCGGTGTGCATGCTGGCCGAGAACCGGCGCAACACCGCCTACGTGCCCGGCCAGCCCTGCGCGCCCGACCGCCAGAACGGCACCTGGATCGTGCAGGCGCACGAGTGGGGCAAGTACGTGGGCCGCGCCGATTTCGTCATAGATGCCGGGCGTGTGGAGATGCTGAAGTACCAGCTGCTGCCGGTCAACCTCAGCCGCAAGCTGGCCGATGGCACGCGCGCGCCCTACGCCGAGCGCATCCCCGAGGACGAAGGCCTGCGCGCCTTCCTGCAGCCGTTTCAAGAGCGTGGCCAGGCCCGCCTGGGCGTGCCGGTGGCCCAGGCCGACGGCGTGCTGGACGGCGACCGCAACACCGTGCGCAAGCAGCCCACCACGCTGGGCACGCTGATCGCCCGCGCGATGATGGACAAGGTGGGCGCCGATGTCGGTCTGATCAATGGCGGCGGTGTGCGCGACAGCCTGCCGGCCGGCACCATCACCTACCGCGACGTGCTCAAGGTGCAGCCTTTCTCCAACACCGTGGGCGTGGTGGTGCTCAGCGGCGCCGAGCTGCTCGACTACCTGCGCACCGCCGCCAGGATGACGCCGGGCTCCGGCGCCTTTGCCCAGACCGCCGGCGTGCGCCTGCGCATCGAGGGCGGTGTGCTGACCGATGCCCAGGTGGGCGGCCAGCCCATCGATCCGCAGCGCCGCTACCGCCTGGCGATCAACAACTTCACCGCCACCGGCGGCGATGGTTATCCCAAGCTGCGCGATCACCCCGGCTACACCGACAGCGGCTTCAACGACGCCGAGGTGCTGCGCGCCTACCTGGCCGCACGCAGCCCCTTGAAGGTGGCCGACTTCGAACCCGGCGACGCCGTCGTGCGCCGCTGA